From the genome of uncultured Bacteroides sp.:
GGAGACTTGGATTCGTTGCTGCTCCGGAGTGGTTAGCAAAAGCTAGCAATAAACTACAGGGACAATATACTTCAGGCCCTTCTTCAATTGCTCAAAAAGCAGCAGAAGCTGCATTTGCAGGAGATCAGGCACCGGTAGAAGAAATGCGTAAAGCCTTCGAACGTCGTCGCAACCTTGTTATTGAATTAGTTAAAGATATCCCGGGATTAGTGTGCAATGTTCCTGATGGTGCATTCTATGTATTCCCAAAATGTGATTCATATTTCGGTAAATCATTTGGCGATCGTAAAATTAACGATTCTGCAGATTTGGCAATGTATCTTCTGGAAGAAGGACACGTAGCATGTGTTGGAGGTGTAGCTTTCGGAGCCCCTGAATGTATCCGTATGTCTTATGCTACATCTGATGAAAATTTGGTTGAAGCATTCAAAAGAATCAAGCAAACGTTGGCTAAACTAAAATAAGCAACAATAAAAATAGTCTGGGAATATAATCTAAAGATTAATTTCCAGGCCAAGATATAAGTAAAAAGGCTGTTTCGTTTGAAACAGCCTTTTTATTTTTACCCGAAGGAATTTTTTAGTTTCCCGGATGTATTGCTTCAGAAGGACAAACATCTGCGCAAGTTCCACATTCTGTACAAACCTCTGGGTTAATTGAATAGATATCGCCTTCAGAGATAGCTCCTACTGGACACTCGTCAATACAAGTTCCACAAGCAATACAATCATCATTAATTACGTAAGCCATTTTCTTAAATTTTAATTATTAGTACTAATTTGCTCAACAAAAATAGAGATTAATTCTAATTGTAGCATGTTTCCTTTCATATTTTATATTAATTTGGATTTTATCTAAATAACAAGAATCCCAATAAGCTTTTATTTGTCTTACCGCTGCAATAAGAAGCGTACTTTATCGTTATAATAAGCATAAAAGAATTATCAGAACTTGAAACGTATATTCATCATATTACTATCATTTGTATTCTCATTGGGCGTAAACGCACAAATAAAGAAGATACAAAATAGACCATATATTGACCAAAGAAGGCTACATTATGGCTTTTTAATTGGTTTGCATACTCAAGATCTGAAATTTGAGAACAACGGGTACGTTACAAAGGATGGAGAATCCTGGTTTGCTGATGTTGCTAGTTATTCACCCGGATTCAGTGTTGGTGTTTTAGGTGAGCTCTACTTAACTAAAGAACTGGCACTCCGGCTTATTCCTACTTTGCATTTCGGTGACAAGACGGTAGTTTTTAAAGAGCAAAATAACAAAGAAGAGACCAGGCAGCAGATAAAATCCACATACTTGTCTCTTCCTGTTGATTTAAAATTCAGTGCAGAACGCTTTAACAACTATCGGCCATACGTAATGGCTGGAATCAATCCAATGGCCGACCTCAGTATCAAAAAGAATGGTGTTTTATTACTTAAAAGTGCCGATTGCTATATAGAAGCTGGCATAGGTTGTGACTTTTATCTCCCATTCTTCAAGCTTATTCCAGAACTTAAATTCTGCTTTGGATTAAGTAACTTACTTAAAACAGACCGTCCTGATTTAAATGATAAAACACTCTTAAAATATACACAATCAGTTAATCAGATAAACTCTCGCATGATTGTGCTATCATTCTATTTTGAATAAAGAAACTATTTCATCGACTGATATATTTCTTCCTGAATATTCGTACGTATATTCATCTTCGACAATTTAAAATTCCAACGATCCGGATATGTACGGTTGCTCAAAAATACGTAAACCAGTCCGTTTACAGGATCTACCCAACAACATGTTCCGGTCCATCCTGTATGCCCATAAACAGCAGCAGGAGCAGAAACACAACAAGGACTATTCTGAGGATTAGCAGGTACAGGCTTATCATACCCCAAGCCTCGTCTGCCACTCTTGGAAGTCGTTGTGGTAAATAGCTTGCAGGTTGATTTGCTTAAATATCGTTTCCCATCTATTTCACCTCCGTTAAGCAGCATCTGATACACCTTTGCAACATCCTTTGCAGAAGCAAACAAGCCTGCATTGCCTGATATTCCACCCAAATAAGCCGCAGCCTCATCATTCACAAATCCCTGAATCAGTTCGCCTCTAAAACAATCATTTTTCACAGTAGGAACAACCTCATCTTTTTTATGTGTACGTAAAGGCAGATAACAAATATGATATAGTTTCATTGGTCCATAATACTCACGATTCAAAAACTCATCCATAGGGATTCCGCTAACAGTTTCGGCAATCTCTTTTAGAAGGATAAAGTTAACGCAACTATAGTTATACTTCTTTGCTCCCAATTTAGCCTGAGCAATCATCTGCATGGCTGCTTCATGAAATTTCTTATTCAGATAAAGACTATCAGTTACATGCATTGTAAATTCATCAGAAGGTTTAGTGGAAGTCCATCCTTCTTTATATTTAAAAGAAGTACAAGCATAAGTATTTTCATCAGTCTGTATAGTATGTTTAGAATCTTTCTTAGTGACAAAGAAAGGAGCTTCATAGCTCGCTTCATCTATAGCAAGTCGATAGAACGGAAGCGAAGGTGGCAACCCAGACTCGTGAAACAACAATTCTTTAATAGTTATATTCTCTTTGTCAGTACCACGAAGAAAAGCAATATATTTAGATGCTTTATCTGTAAGGTTCAACAAGCATTTATCATATAACTTCATGATTGCAAGTAATGTTCCTGTTGTTTTTGATAAAGAAGCAAGATCGTACATACTATTTGATGTTACTTTCTGTTCTCCTTCATAAGTATATTTCCCAAAATTCTTGCTGTAAACAGTCTTTCCATCCTTCATAACCAAAACCTGACATCCGGGAAAAGCGCGAGCTTCAATACCTTCCTTAACAATTGAATCAATGCGTGCTAATGTAACAGAACTCATTCCAAAGTCTTCCGGTACGGAGCGGAATACTGTATTAGGGGTAATTGTTACTCCATCTCCCGGAGAGTAAAGTGTTCCTATACTTACTGATAAACGCCCATCAGCTGTGGCCTTAGCAAAAAGGACATCACCTGTTTGAGCTTGAACATCATTATCTGCAGAATGCCCCAAAATAACAGCAGAAGCAACAGATAAAGGTATCTGAAGTTGTTCCATTACTGAAAAAGGAGTAAAGAACACATAAACTGCCGGTTGGCTGATTGAGAGAACTGAAAAGAAGTGAAGATATGGTTTCAGATCTTGAGCGGTTATACTAACAACAACCCTCTTATGTAATGACAGTTCATGCTTCATGGCTTGCATCAATGAATCATTCATCTGATATGTTAAATGATAACATTTAACCGGGGCATATTTCTTCATTGTTTCTATAAACACAGAGTCAGCAGATCTGTCGCCTACACTTACCAATGCAATTTCATCAGCAGAAGCCCTGAAAGGAAGTTCCTGTTCTCTATTTCCAAGAACGGTTATAGCAGCTGTTCTCAGTTTATGTATTAAAGCTTCGGAATTTGCCGTATTAATTCGCTCTTCCAAACCTGACAAACGAATTTCAGGAACTCTTGTCAGCCCTAATATATATTTGTACAACAAAACTTTTCTGCACTTACGATCAATGTCCTCTTTACTTATTTCTCCATTTTGAAGGGCTTTAAGTACACTTTGAACTTCCGTTTCCACATCTGCCGGAGCCAATACCATATCATTCCCCGCCTGCAGAGCCAGCAAGCAGACTCTATCTGCAGAAGCAACACCTTTCATGGCTAAAGCATCAGTAAAGATCAATCCCTGAAAGCGAAGTTCATCGGCAAGCAAACCATAAACAACATTACGTGAAAGAGAAGAAGGGAATAACTTGTTTGGCTCTAAGATAGGCACCTGAAGATGTCCAACCATAATGCCTCCTAAACCAGCTTTTATATATTGTTTAAATGGATAGAGTTCAACACTGTCTAGTCGTTCTCTGGTAAAAGTCAATACAGGTAAAGCAAAATGAGAATCAACATCTGTATCTCCATGTCCCGGGAAGTGCTTAGCTACAGAAAGTACACCTTTGCTTTCCAGTCCTTGGGCATAAGCAATAACTTTATCCGCTACTTCATGAGGTTCTTCACCAAATGAGCGGACATTGATAACAGGGTTATTAGGATTACGATTTACATCGGCAACAGGAGCAAAATTTACAGTAACTCCCATCTCCTTACACTGTCTGGCTACCTCCTGACCATATTCGTAAATCAGCTGATCATTCTGAATACATCCCAAAACTACATTTTTTGGAAAAACAGGAGTATTTTTGAGTCTCATAGACAATCCCCATTCACCATCGAAAGTAATCATCAATGGAATTTTAGCCTGCGACTGAGCAAAATTAGTTAATAAGGCCTGATCTTGTAGTTTTCCACCAGAGAACAGTAACCCACCAATCTTGCTGTCACGAACAGCCTTTCGAATCATCTTCTTATTCTTTTTATCGATATCGGGGGTCACTGTATGAATAAAAAGCTGACCAATTCTTTCTTTCATCGTCATTTTAGACAACGTATTTTCAACCCAATTCTGACAAGCCTCTTGTTGTGAAACCTTATACGCCAAAAGAGGTTCAACCTGTGCTTTGGTTGCTGCAGGTAATAAGAAAGCCAGAACTAATGTAAATACAAATACCCTTTTCATCACTTATTTCCTTTCAAACTTTAGGTTTATTTTCCCCACATAGACTCCATTTCTCCACATCTGTGTTACAGGAACTTCCTTACCATCTAAATTTTTGTAATATACGGGAGTTTCAATAAACGAATGAGAGTGTCCTCCTAATATTAAATCAATATTATGTGTTTTTGCTGCTAATATTTCATCACAAACCGGATTATTTTCTGAAGCTTTCCACCCCAAATGAGAAAGACAAACCACCACATCACAACGTTCATTCTTTTTCAAATATTTTGCAACCTCATTTGCTACATCATAAGGTTCGAAGTAAACCACACCTTTGCACTTATCGGCCTGAACCAATCCTTCCATTTTGGGACTTAATCCAAACACTCCAACTTTCAGGCCTTTACGTTTAATAATAATATAAGGTTTAACCAGGCCATCAAGCACAGTACCTGTAAATTTATAGTTGGCACAAACAAATGGAAATTTCGCCATTTTAAAAAGACGAGCCATATTCTCAAGTCCAAAATCAAACTCATGATTTCCAATTGTTGCTGCATCATATTTCATTTCGTTCATCAACTTGATTTCCACCTCTCCTTTAAACATATTGTAATATGGAGTTCCCTGAGAAAAATCACCGCAGTCAAACAACAAAATATCCTTATCCTCTGTTCGAGCCTGCTTTATATAAGAAGCTCGCCTAACGAATCCACCTTTATCTGCCTGAGATTTATTAGCATCGTTTTTGCTTATAGGTTCAACACGACTGTGAGTATCATTGGTATGCAATATAGTAAGCACCTTTACCCGCTGAGCAGAAAGGTTAATGCATAAGATTAGTGATATTATTATAAAAAATGTCCGTTTCATTGTATTCCTTTATTTCTTAATCTGAATTCTACCATCCAGGCTGGATGTAATAACTTCACCTTTCGTTGTTTTTTTCTTCACATAATCAAGAACAATATGACGAAGAACTGCACCTTCAGGGCAAATACGCTTTTCTGCTTTCAGGAAAGAGCCCAAACCATCATTGCCTTCTGCTAAGTAGTCAATAGTTGCCACTGTATAAATTTTATCTTTATCAATTTTTTCTCCTCCAACTGTAGCATCAATCAATTCGGCATTAGATGGAGCTGAAAGCAAAAGTCTCACATTGCTTACTCCCTGTCCTCCCACTTTTGCAATATCACTGAATAAAGAAATAAGATCTGTTCCTTTCAGACTAACAAGACAAAGAGAATTCTCAAAAGGCAGAATTTCATAGATAGTACCAAATGTTATATCACCTTTTGGAAGGTTACTTCTCAGCCCCCCAAAGTTAATAACAGCTAAATCAGCTTTTTGTCCGGGCAGAGTATTTGCATATTCACGAAGAACATCTGCCACAAGGTTAGAAAGAAGACTCTCAGGACGTCCAGATATCATATCCACCTCACAAGTTCCAATCACTGGCGACATAATACTATCTACTTTTGATTTAAAAGGAGCAAAAACAGAAACTGCCGCATTATCTTGCTTTGTGTCATATGCAGAATTAATCTCAACACTATTACTTTGCATGCCCGCCAACTGATAAGCTGAATGACATGACGAAAAAAAGAGTAGCCCTGACAAACAGAGCATTCCCATAGATTTATTTATCCCTAAATATCTCATAATAAACATTATTTATACCGTCAAATATATATAATTTTTCTTAGATATTTGGCTATCCGGCAAATAATTCGCATCTTTGCACCGCTTTCGCGCAATCGCTGTCAAAGAAGAGTTACTTGATATGTTGCGTTGTAACGATAAAACATTTTAAAAAACAAAACAATGGATTTTCTTAAAATTGCAGAAGAAGCATTTGCTACTGGAAAACAGCATCCAAACTTCAAAGCTGGAGACACTGTAACTGTAGCTTATCGTATTACTGAAGGTAACAAAGAACGTGTACAGTTGTACCGCGGTGTTGTTATCAAGATTTCAGGTCACGGAGAAAAGAAACGCTTTACTGTTCGCAAAATGTCTGGAACAGTTGGTGTAGAAAGAATCTTCCCAATCGAATCACCATTCATCGATAGCATCGAAGTGAACAAAGTTGGTAAAGTTCGTAGAGCTAAATTATATTACCTTCGTGCTCTTACCGGTAAAAAAGCTAGAATCAAAG
Proteins encoded in this window:
- a CDS encoding 5'-nucleotidase C-terminal domain-containing protein; protein product: MRYLGINKSMGMLCLSGLLFFSSCHSAYQLAGMQSNSVEINSAYDTKQDNAAVSVFAPFKSKVDSIMSPVIGTCEVDMISGRPESLLSNLVADVLREYANTLPGQKADLAVINFGGLRSNLPKGDITFGTIYEILPFENSLCLVSLKGTDLISLFSDIAKVGGQGVSNVRLLLSAPSNAELIDATVGGEKIDKDKIYTVATIDYLAEGNDGLGSFLKAEKRICPEGAVLRHIVLDYVKKKTTKGEVITSSLDGRIQIKK
- a CDS encoding 4Fe-4S binding protein, which codes for MAYVINDDCIACGTCIDECPVGAISEGDIYSINPEVCTECGTCADVCPSEAIHPGN
- a CDS encoding porin family protein, whose amino-acid sequence is MKRIFIILLSFVFSLGVNAQIKKIQNRPYIDQRRLHYGFLIGLHTQDLKFENNGYVTKDGESWFADVASYSPGFSVGVLGELYLTKELALRLIPTLHFGDKTVVFKEQNNKEETRQQIKSTYLSLPVDLKFSAERFNNYRPYVMAGINPMADLSIKKNGVLLLKSADCYIEAGIGCDFYLPFFKLIPELKFCFGLSNLLKTDRPDLNDKTLLKYTQSVNQINSRMIVLSFYFE
- a CDS encoding glycoside hydrolase family 3 N-terminal domain-containing protein, producing MKRVFVFTLVLAFLLPAATKAQVEPLLAYKVSQQEACQNWVENTLSKMTMKERIGQLFIHTVTPDIDKKNKKMIRKAVRDSKIGGLLFSGGKLQDQALLTNFAQSQAKIPLMITFDGEWGLSMRLKNTPVFPKNVVLGCIQNDQLIYEYGQEVARQCKEMGVTVNFAPVADVNRNPNNPVINVRSFGEEPHEVADKVIAYAQGLESKGVLSVAKHFPGHGDTDVDSHFALPVLTFTRERLDSVELYPFKQYIKAGLGGIMVGHLQVPILEPNKLFPSSLSRNVVYGLLADELRFQGLIFTDALAMKGVASADRVCLLALQAGNDMVLAPADVETEVQSVLKALQNGEISKEDIDRKCRKVLLYKYILGLTRVPEIRLSGLEERINTANSEALIHKLRTAAITVLGNREQELPFRASADEIALVSVGDRSADSVFIETMKKYAPVKCYHLTYQMNDSLMQAMKHELSLHKRVVVSITAQDLKPYLHFFSVLSISQPAVYVFFTPFSVMEQLQIPLSVASAVILGHSADNDVQAQTGDVLFAKATADGRLSVSIGTLYSPGDGVTITPNTVFRSVPEDFGMSSVTLARIDSIVKEGIEARAFPGCQVLVMKDGKTVYSKNFGKYTYEGEQKVTSNSMYDLASLSKTTGTLLAIMKLYDKCLLNLTDKASKYIAFLRGTDKENITIKELLFHESGLPPSLPFYRLAIDEASYEAPFFVTKKDSKHTIQTDENTYACTSFKYKEGWTSTKPSDEFTMHVTDSLYLNKKFHEAAMQMIAQAKLGAKKYNYSCVNFILLKEIAETVSGIPMDEFLNREYYGPMKLYHICYLPLRTHKKDEVVPTVKNDCFRGELIQGFVNDEAAAYLGGISGNAGLFASAKDVAKVYQMLLNGGEIDGKRYLSKSTCKLFTTTTSKSGRRGLGYDKPVPANPQNSPCCVSAPAAVYGHTGWTGTCCWVDPVNGLVYVFLSNRTYPDRWNFKLSKMNIRTNIQEEIYQSMK
- the rplS gene encoding 50S ribosomal protein L19, giving the protein MDFLKIAEEAFATGKQHPNFKAGDTVTVAYRITEGNKERVQLYRGVVIKISGHGEKKRFTVRKMSGTVGVERIFPIESPFIDSIEVNKVGKVRRAKLYYLRALTGKKARIKEKRVITTNA
- a CDS encoding metallophosphatase; translation: MKRTFFIIISLILCINLSAQRVKVLTILHTNDTHSRVEPISKNDANKSQADKGGFVRRASYIKQARTEDKDILLFDCGDFSQGTPYYNMFKGEVEIKLMNEMKYDAATIGNHEFDFGLENMARLFKMAKFPFVCANYKFTGTVLDGLVKPYIIIKRKGLKVGVFGLSPKMEGLVQADKCKGVVYFEPYDVANEVAKYLKKNERCDVVVCLSHLGWKASENNPVCDEILAAKTHNIDLILGGHSHSFIETPVYYKNLDGKEVPVTQMWRNGVYVGKINLKFERK